In Citrus sinensis cultivar Valencia sweet orange chromosome 4, DVS_A1.0, whole genome shotgun sequence, one DNA window encodes the following:
- the LOC102617117 gene encoding sister chromatid cohesion 1 protein 1 isoform X1, with translation MFYSHQLLARKASLGQIWMAATMHAKMNRKKLNKLNLIKICEEILNPAVPMALRLSGILMGGVVIVYEKKVKLLYDDVNRLVIEINAAWKTKVARDPTLLPKGKSQAKREAVTLPEIKETDVEDLEQFLNYPNATATMEFQQNAYFSMRLDDVDDSFLQSNVGVDDSLQNLHQANVDDITLTERFDTYQANADTYDRFERFDIEEDTETQLNFTSREQTQIPKLMPSPPHQDEPQRADVIHDQHPEQQNQQSNESKEEARQDQQRKGPLKRKTRKQAAFAMDYDQTMIPGEVYQSWLKDASDISSRRRRKRKASTDLLSTMKIASVMEMPPVVLIEDLFTKGNREIHYPDPLLKLWMKSTQPPHDSPSARTSPPQPPEPSLSSPPGLGRYEEPAAGYPFEDIHSGVGSQSLGASLEKIRVNVANNDKPIENLMQEIRANFINIGFGGNEANGMVTPGNSDDVRSIPSSASGHGILSHNSEVNSSRSNQKRPRSSSRHSGSGLEPVAEENPSRFPDPNFRLSRLSERSSTPDPELLVETAPTPTPVPVTNPPPVDKITDSIRMQMKSHFEMPGAPKVESLNNLAAGLNRKAAAMLFYQTCVLATSDVLKVEQNKPYGDILISRGKRM, from the exons ATGTTCTACTCTCACCAGCTTCTCGCTCGCAAGGCTTCTCTTGGCCAAatatg GATGGCTGCTACCATGCACGCGAAGATGAATCGGAAGAAGCTCAATAAGCTTAACCTCATCAAAATATG tgAAGAAATTTTGAATCCAGCGGTTCCTATGGCTCTTAGGCTCTCTGGAATTCTCATGG GTGGAGTTGTAATTGTATACGAGAAAAAAGTGAAGCTCCTCTACg ATGATGTGAATCGTCTTGTG ATTGAAATAAACGCGGCATGGAAAACGAAAGTAGCTCGAGACCCAACTTTGCTACCCAAAGGAAAATCACAAGCCAA GAGAGAAGCTGTTACATTGCCCGAAATCAAGGAGACAGATGTTGAGGATCTTGAACAGTTCCTTAATTACCCAAACGCTACAGCCACCATGGAGTTTCAACAAAACGCTTATTTTTCTATG CGGCTAGATGATGTAGATGACTCCTTTCTTCAAAGCAATGTTGGAGTGGACGATTCGTTACAAAACTTGCATCAAG CaaatgttgatgatattaccCTGACCGAGCGTTTTGATACATATCAGGCAAATGCAGACACTTATGATCGGTTTGAAAG ATTTGATATCGAAGAGGACACGGAGACACAGCTGAACTTCACATCCAGAGAGCAAACACAAATACCAAAACTTATGCCGTCGCCACCCCATCAAGATGAACCCCAGAGAG CTGATGTAATCCATGACCAGCATCCAGAACAACAAAATCAGCAATCTAATGAAAGCAAAGAAGAAGCTAGACAG GATCAACAGAGGAAAGGTCCgctaaaaaggaaaacaagaaaacaagctGCCTTTGCTATGGATTATGATCAAACAATGATTCCTGGTGAAGTATACCAGTCCTGGCTCAAAGATGCTTCAGATATTAgttcaagaagaagaagaaagaggaaG GCAAGCACGGATTTGTTGTCTACCATGAAGATAGCTAGCGTCATGGAGATGCCACCTGTGGTATTGATTGAagatttatttacaaaagGCAATCGAGAAATTCATTATCCAGATCCACTGCTAAAGCTATGGATGAAGAGTACCCAGCCTCCCCATGACTCGCCTTCTG CAAGAACCTCTCCACCACAACCACCAGAGCCATCATTGTCATCACCACCTGGGTTAGGACGGTATGAAGAACCTGCAGCTGGATAT CCCTTCGAAGATATTCACAGTGGAGTCGGCTCCCAGTCACTTGGAGCATCACTTGAGAAGATAAGGGTAAACGTTGCTAACAATGACAAACCAATCGAAAACCTGATGCAAGAAATCAGGGCCAACTTTATTAACATTGGTTTTGGAGGAAATGAGGCTAATGGGATGGTCACACCTGGGAATTCAG ATGATGTAAGATCCATTCCGAGCTCAGCATCCGGACATGGAATCCTCTCCCATAACTCAGAAGTCAATTCAAGCAG ATCCAACCAGAAGAGGCCTCGTTCTTCATCTAGGCACAGTGGCAGTGGTCTGGAACCAGTTGCTGAGGAAAATCCATCGCGGTTCCCTGATCCAAATTTCAGGTTATCAAGGTTGTCTGAAAGGAGCTCGACACCTGATCCAG AATTGTTGGTGGAGACAGCACCCACGCCTACTCCAGTTCCTGTAACCAATCCTCCTCCTGTTGACAAGATTACTGACTCTATTCGAAT GCAGATGAAATCACATTTTGAGATGCCCGGAGCTCCTAAAGTAGAATCACTGAACAACCTAGCCGCTGGATTGAACCGAAAAGCAGCCGCTATGCTTTTTTACCAAACTTGTg TTCTTGCTACATCTGATGTCCTAAAAGTTGAACAAAACAAGCCTTACGGTGACATTCTCATATCCAGAGGAAAGAGGATGTGA
- the LOC102617117 gene encoding sister chromatid cohesion 1 protein 1 isoform X2, whose protein sequence is MAATMHAKMNRKKLNKLNLIKICEEILNPAVPMALRLSGILMGGVVIVYEKKVKLLYDDVNRLVIEINAAWKTKVARDPTLLPKGKSQAKREAVTLPEIKETDVEDLEQFLNYPNATATMEFQQNAYFSMRLDDVDDSFLQSNVGVDDSLQNLHQANVDDITLTERFDTYQANADTYDRFERFDIEEDTETQLNFTSREQTQIPKLMPSPPHQDEPQRADVIHDQHPEQQNQQSNESKEEARQDQQRKGPLKRKTRKQAAFAMDYDQTMIPGEVYQSWLKDASDISSRRRRKRKASTDLLSTMKIASVMEMPPVVLIEDLFTKGNREIHYPDPLLKLWMKSTQPPHDSPSARTSPPQPPEPSLSSPPGLGRYEEPAAGYPFEDIHSGVGSQSLGASLEKIRVNVANNDKPIENLMQEIRANFINIGFGGNEANGMVTPGNSDDVRSIPSSASGHGILSHNSEVNSSRSNQKRPRSSSRHSGSGLEPVAEENPSRFPDPNFRLSRLSERSSTPDPELLVETAPTPTPVPVTNPPPVDKITDSIRMQMKSHFEMPGAPKVESLNNLAAGLNRKAAAMLFYQTCVLATSDVLKVEQNKPYGDILISRGKRM, encoded by the exons ATGGCTGCTACCATGCACGCGAAGATGAATCGGAAGAAGCTCAATAAGCTTAACCTCATCAAAATATG tgAAGAAATTTTGAATCCAGCGGTTCCTATGGCTCTTAGGCTCTCTGGAATTCTCATGG GTGGAGTTGTAATTGTATACGAGAAAAAAGTGAAGCTCCTCTACg ATGATGTGAATCGTCTTGTG ATTGAAATAAACGCGGCATGGAAAACGAAAGTAGCTCGAGACCCAACTTTGCTACCCAAAGGAAAATCACAAGCCAA GAGAGAAGCTGTTACATTGCCCGAAATCAAGGAGACAGATGTTGAGGATCTTGAACAGTTCCTTAATTACCCAAACGCTACAGCCACCATGGAGTTTCAACAAAACGCTTATTTTTCTATG CGGCTAGATGATGTAGATGACTCCTTTCTTCAAAGCAATGTTGGAGTGGACGATTCGTTACAAAACTTGCATCAAG CaaatgttgatgatattaccCTGACCGAGCGTTTTGATACATATCAGGCAAATGCAGACACTTATGATCGGTTTGAAAG ATTTGATATCGAAGAGGACACGGAGACACAGCTGAACTTCACATCCAGAGAGCAAACACAAATACCAAAACTTATGCCGTCGCCACCCCATCAAGATGAACCCCAGAGAG CTGATGTAATCCATGACCAGCATCCAGAACAACAAAATCAGCAATCTAATGAAAGCAAAGAAGAAGCTAGACAG GATCAACAGAGGAAAGGTCCgctaaaaaggaaaacaagaaaacaagctGCCTTTGCTATGGATTATGATCAAACAATGATTCCTGGTGAAGTATACCAGTCCTGGCTCAAAGATGCTTCAGATATTAgttcaagaagaagaagaaagaggaaG GCAAGCACGGATTTGTTGTCTACCATGAAGATAGCTAGCGTCATGGAGATGCCACCTGTGGTATTGATTGAagatttatttacaaaagGCAATCGAGAAATTCATTATCCAGATCCACTGCTAAAGCTATGGATGAAGAGTACCCAGCCTCCCCATGACTCGCCTTCTG CAAGAACCTCTCCACCACAACCACCAGAGCCATCATTGTCATCACCACCTGGGTTAGGACGGTATGAAGAACCTGCAGCTGGATAT CCCTTCGAAGATATTCACAGTGGAGTCGGCTCCCAGTCACTTGGAGCATCACTTGAGAAGATAAGGGTAAACGTTGCTAACAATGACAAACCAATCGAAAACCTGATGCAAGAAATCAGGGCCAACTTTATTAACATTGGTTTTGGAGGAAATGAGGCTAATGGGATGGTCACACCTGGGAATTCAG ATGATGTAAGATCCATTCCGAGCTCAGCATCCGGACATGGAATCCTCTCCCATAACTCAGAAGTCAATTCAAGCAG ATCCAACCAGAAGAGGCCTCGTTCTTCATCTAGGCACAGTGGCAGTGGTCTGGAACCAGTTGCTGAGGAAAATCCATCGCGGTTCCCTGATCCAAATTTCAGGTTATCAAGGTTGTCTGAAAGGAGCTCGACACCTGATCCAG AATTGTTGGTGGAGACAGCACCCACGCCTACTCCAGTTCCTGTAACCAATCCTCCTCCTGTTGACAAGATTACTGACTCTATTCGAAT GCAGATGAAATCACATTTTGAGATGCCCGGAGCTCCTAAAGTAGAATCACTGAACAACCTAGCCGCTGGATTGAACCGAAAAGCAGCCGCTATGCTTTTTTACCAAACTTGTg TTCTTGCTACATCTGATGTCCTAAAAGTTGAACAAAACAAGCCTTACGGTGACATTCTCATATCCAGAGGAAAGAGGATGTGA
- the LOC102616614 gene encoding protein VAPYRIN-like isoform X1, with protein sequence MERLLAVSEQEVLINFTLNSKCRANVRLISLCATSPVAFKVQTSSPHKFLVNPPSGLVQPLAQTTLQIILKPQSQIPPTFPRSPSDRFLIKATVFGSADSVNSLCVTLPDGSTQDVKFKIAFVGPFLLRHAVSNGDFNAVKSILKRQKMILAGLSSAEAESLYRVATELAANSEDMVSLLLRAGLSIEIDERVKTKDGWSELHVAAAFGRTEEISSLVRMKEYESLDCRDKEGRTPLHLAVNKTSIGCAKVLLESGADKEAKGKDGKTALHNAAANGDRRMVEMLIEMEADPTIKDDRGRSCFDVARDKGHIEVLAVLQRGEAVLTAARRGELEGLESLLDKGASTNYCDQYGLTPLHVAAIKGHKHVVLLLIEFGADVECQDNEGHAPLHLAVEGGSTETVEVLLDNGANANARSKSGATPLYTAQAMGYDGISQLLMNRGASASLPQSSMLASVLED encoded by the exons ATGGAGAGACTACTAGCAGTCTCAGAGCAAGAAGTGCTCATAAACTTCACACTGAACTCCAAGTGTCGCGCTAACGTGCGCCTCATATCACTCTGCGCCACCAGCCCCGTCGCCTTCAAAGTCCAAACCTCGTCCCCTCACAAGTTCTTAGTCAACCCACCGAGCGGACTCGTTCAGCCGTTAGCACAAACCACTCTCCAAATCATCCTCAAGCCCCAGTCCCAAATCCCTCCCACTTTCCCGCGGTCTCCCTCGGACCGTTTCCTCATCAAAGCGACCGTTTTCGGCTCGGCCGACTCGGTCAACTCATTATGCGTGACTCTCCCCGACGGGTCAACTCAGGAcgtcaaatttaaaattgccTTTGTCGGCCCATTCCTTCTGAGACATGCGGTGAGTAACGGAGATTTTAACGCCGTAAAGAGTATACTCAAGCGGCAGAAGATGATTCTCGCTGGGTTGTCGAGTGCCGAAGCCGAGTCACTCTACCGAGTTGCTACCGAGTTGGCGGCTAACTCCGAAGATATGGTCAGTTTGTTGCTTCGGGCCGGACTGAGCATTGAGATTGACGAACGTGTGAAGACAAAAGATGGGTGGAGTGAGTTACACGTGGCAGCGGCATTTGGTCGGACGGAGGAGATTTCGAGTTTGGTGAGAATGAAAGAGTACGAGTCATTGGATTGTAGGGACAAGGAGGGAAGGACACCGTTGCATTTGGCGGTAAATAAGACAAGTATTGGGTGCGCTAAGGTCTTGTTGGAATCTGGTGCGGATAAGGAAGCTAAGGGTAAAGATGGGAAAACGGCATTGCATAATGCAGCAGCTAACGGTGACCGTAGGATGGTGGAGATGTTGATCGAGATGGAAGCCGATCCTACCATCAAGGATGATCGTGGCCGTTCGTGCTTTGACGTTGCTCGCGACAAGGGACAT ATTGAAGTCTTGGCGGTTTTACAGCGCGGAGAAGCGGTGCTGACGGCAGCAAGACGAGGAGAATTGGAGGGTCTCGAGTCGCTGCTTGATAAAGGTGCCAGCACGAACTACTGTGATCAGTACGGCCTGACGCCCCTCCACGTAGCAGCAATCAAAGGGCACAAGCATGTAGTGTTGCTTTTAATCGAATTCGGAGCCGACGTGGAATGTCAGGACAACGAAGGCCACGCGCCGCTGCATTTGGCCGTGGAGGGCGGCAGTACAGAGACGGTGGAGGTGTTGCTCGACAACGGAGCCAATGCTAATGCCAGAAGCAAGAGTGGAGCCACTCCTCTTTATACGGCTCAAGCTATGGGGTACGATGGTATCTCACAGTTGCTAATGAACAGGGGAGCCTCCGCTTCCCTTCCTCAATCTTCCATGCTAGCTTCTGTATTAGAAGACTGA
- the LOC102616614 gene encoding protein VAPYRIN-like isoform X2 has translation MERLLAVSEQEVLINFTLNSKCRANVRLISLCATSPVAFKVQTSSPHKFLVNPPSGLVQPLAQTTLQIILKPQSQIPPTFPRSPSDRFLIKATVFGSADSVNSLCVTLPDGSTQDVKFKIAFVGPFLLRHAVSNGDFNAVKSILKRQKMILAGLSSAEAESLYRVATELAANSEDMVSLLLRAGLSIEIDERVKTKDGWSELHVAAAFGRTEEISSLVRMKEYESLDCRDKEGRTPLHLAVNKTSIGCAKVLLESGADKEAKGKDGKTALHNAAANGDRRMVEMLIEMEADPTIKDDRGRSCFDVARDKGHRGEAVLTAARRGELEGLESLLDKGASTNYCDQYGLTPLHVAAIKGHKHVVLLLIEFGADVECQDNEGHAPLHLAVEGGSTETVEVLLDNGANANARSKSGATPLYTAQAMGYDGISQLLMNRGASASLPQSSMLASVLED, from the exons ATGGAGAGACTACTAGCAGTCTCAGAGCAAGAAGTGCTCATAAACTTCACACTGAACTCCAAGTGTCGCGCTAACGTGCGCCTCATATCACTCTGCGCCACCAGCCCCGTCGCCTTCAAAGTCCAAACCTCGTCCCCTCACAAGTTCTTAGTCAACCCACCGAGCGGACTCGTTCAGCCGTTAGCACAAACCACTCTCCAAATCATCCTCAAGCCCCAGTCCCAAATCCCTCCCACTTTCCCGCGGTCTCCCTCGGACCGTTTCCTCATCAAAGCGACCGTTTTCGGCTCGGCCGACTCGGTCAACTCATTATGCGTGACTCTCCCCGACGGGTCAACTCAGGAcgtcaaatttaaaattgccTTTGTCGGCCCATTCCTTCTGAGACATGCGGTGAGTAACGGAGATTTTAACGCCGTAAAGAGTATACTCAAGCGGCAGAAGATGATTCTCGCTGGGTTGTCGAGTGCCGAAGCCGAGTCACTCTACCGAGTTGCTACCGAGTTGGCGGCTAACTCCGAAGATATGGTCAGTTTGTTGCTTCGGGCCGGACTGAGCATTGAGATTGACGAACGTGTGAAGACAAAAGATGGGTGGAGTGAGTTACACGTGGCAGCGGCATTTGGTCGGACGGAGGAGATTTCGAGTTTGGTGAGAATGAAAGAGTACGAGTCATTGGATTGTAGGGACAAGGAGGGAAGGACACCGTTGCATTTGGCGGTAAATAAGACAAGTATTGGGTGCGCTAAGGTCTTGTTGGAATCTGGTGCGGATAAGGAAGCTAAGGGTAAAGATGGGAAAACGGCATTGCATAATGCAGCAGCTAACGGTGACCGTAGGATGGTGGAGATGTTGATCGAGATGGAAGCCGATCCTACCATCAAGGATGATCGTGGCCGTTCGTGCTTTGACGTTGCTCGCGACAAGGGACAT CGCGGAGAAGCGGTGCTGACGGCAGCAAGACGAGGAGAATTGGAGGGTCTCGAGTCGCTGCTTGATAAAGGTGCCAGCACGAACTACTGTGATCAGTACGGCCTGACGCCCCTCCACGTAGCAGCAATCAAAGGGCACAAGCATGTAGTGTTGCTTTTAATCGAATTCGGAGCCGACGTGGAATGTCAGGACAACGAAGGCCACGCGCCGCTGCATTTGGCCGTGGAGGGCGGCAGTACAGAGACGGTGGAGGTGTTGCTCGACAACGGAGCCAATGCTAATGCCAGAAGCAAGAGTGGAGCCACTCCTCTTTATACGGCTCAAGCTATGGGGTACGATGGTATCTCACAGTTGCTAATGAACAGGGGAGCCTCCGCTTCCCTTCCTCAATCTTCCATGCTAGCTTCTGTATTAGAAGACTGA
- the LOC107178031 gene encoding peptide-N4-(N-acetyl-beta-glucosaminyl)asparagine amidase A, which yields MHYTFALFLLFTATSPPFSLSFSSPSAPAPDRSFKPFPSRSAPQEFIEITHPLPSDYAAQFPTCTRALLSHSFADTINKPPFTTRYSPPSNCPRPWARVILEFHATCKGEQYSRIAGLWLGGCELLRTSTAEPSQSGIFWTVRKDVTSYSSLLARSKLKVTMMLENVVNDVYTGIYHVNCTLFFYNAGAVMVPSILSPHDFNSKLGPQSFKYFGTPADLIIPIADDGEKGHWFRIESASDLKFKKVKFPLNAYRVVLELYVSFHGNDEFWYSNPPDSYIESNNLPTDRGNGNFREVFVTIDRNFAASEFPLPVIYTGGINPLFWEPIVAIGAFNLPTYDMDLTPFLGRVLDGKKHEIGIGVNDAISYWLVNANLHIWLDHKAPRVWARSSVYHYPKLSIDRGEYFKLLDGRFEIKAKRKTKFAGWVKSSLGNLTTAVSRHYGLKSIIKFKNNGTYKLVHQKAKVTGRVQVRNEMLNLTAHVSVRRRCPLDVATATLPGSRKDRYLQHTNLSHLIRETSTGEFRSSLANHQVSTGRMKVKDHSVRSGKANTTQSFSYRDAFACYNRYVLASNGKLVSDKPKPCVASF from the coding sequence ATGCATTACACTTTCGCTCTATTTCTCCTCTTCACCGCCACGTCACCACCATTCTCCCTCTCCTTCTCCTCCCCTTCCGCCCCCGCGCCCGACCGGTCTTTCAAGCCATTTCCCAGTCGAAGCGCACCCCAAGAGTTCATCGAGATCACCCACCCACTACCCTCCGATTACGCGGCTCAATTTCCAACGTGCACTCGCGCTCTACTCAGCCACTCCTTCGCCGACACCATCAACAAACCTCCCTTCACCACCCGCTACTCTCCGCCGTCCAATTGCCCCCGCCCCTGGGCCCGCGTGATCCTCGAGTTTCACGCTACGTGCAAAGGCGAACAATACTCCCGCATTGCTGGCTTGTGGCTCGGCGGCTGCGAGCTGCTCCGCACGAGCACAGCCGAGCCGAGCCAGTCTGGAATTTTCTGGACTGTGCGTAAAGACGTAACGAGCTACTCCTCTCTGCTTGCTCGATCCAAACTTAAGGTTACGATGATGCTTGAAAATGTCGTTAACGACGTTTATACTGGCATCTACCACGTCAACTGCACTCTCTTCTTCTACAACGCTGGCGCCGTCATGGTTCCGTCTATTCTTTCACCTCatgattttaattcaaaattggGGCCTCAATCTTTTAAATACTTCGGCACACCAGCCGATTTGATCATTCCAATAGCTGATGATGGCGAAAAGGGGCATTGGTTTCGCATTGAATCTGCATcggatttgaaatttaaaaaagttaaattccCACTTAATGCTTATAGAGTGGTCTTGGAATTGTATGTTTCGTTTCATGGGAATGACGAGTTTTGGTACTCAAATCCGCCAGATTCTTACATAGAGAGTAATAATTTGCCTACTGATCGAGGTAATGGAAATTTTAGAGAGGTTTTTGTAACAATTGATAGGAATTTTGCTGCGTCAGAATTTCCATTGCCGGTTATTTATACTGGTGGGATCAATCCGTTGTTTTGGGAGCCTATTGTGGCAATTGGTGCTTTCAATTTACCGACTTATGACATGGATTTGACCCCCTTTTTGGGGAGGGTTTTAGATGGGAAGAAGCATGAGATTGGCATTGGTGTTAATGATGCTATCTCGTACTGGCTTGTGAATGCGAATTTGCATATTTGGTTAGATCATAAGGCACCTAGGGTTTGGGCTCGGTCATCTGTTTATCATTATCCAAAACTCAGTATTGATCGTGGTGAATATTTTAAACTGCTTGATGGGAGATTTGAGATTAAGGCAAAGAGAAAGACCAAGTTTGCGGGGTGGGTTAAGTCAAGTTTAGGTAATTTGACTACTGCTGTATCTAGGCACTACGGACTCAAGAGCATCATAAAGTTCAAGAATAACGGTACTTATAAGTTGGTTCATCAGAAGGCTAAGGTTACGGGAAGAGTTCAGGTGAGGAATGAGATGCTTAATTTGACTGCTCACGTGTCTGTTAGGAGGAGGTGTCCTCTTGATGTCGCTACCGCAACTTTGCCTGGATCGAGGAAGGATAGATATTTGCAACATACGAATCTAAGTCATCTTATTAGGGAGACAAGTACGGGTGAATTTCGGAGTTCACTTGCAAATCATCAGGTTTCCACTGGACGGATGAAGGTTAAGGATCATTCTGTGCGCTCTGGTAAGGCAAATACCACGCAGAGTTTTAGTTATCGGGATGCCTTCGCTTGCTACAATAGGTATGTTTTAGCAAGCAATGGTAAGCTCGTCAGTGACAAGCCGAAACCTTGTGTTGCTTCTTTCTAG
- the LOC102616227 gene encoding probable methyltransferase PMT23, translated as MDFITHRKYPFIVALLLLLLTVVVFLLSSTSTDTSTIVSYFQAQPQNATVSLSPPPLIRDTDTDTSSTDTNQNAAAPPPLITNETTDQNDNSSNAVGDDAAFDLIKWDVCTGPMAVDYIPCLDNVEAVKKLPSIRHMEHRERHCPSPSPRCLAPLPVGYKLPVLWPKSKDMIWYNNVPHPKLVEYKKDQNWVRKSGDYFVFPGGGTQFKEGVSRYVGFVEKTLPKIKWGKNIRVILDVGCGVASFGGYLLDRDVITMSLAPKDEHEAQIQFALERGIPAILSVIGTQKLTFPDDAYDLIHCARCRVHWDAQGGKPLLELNRILRPGGFFIWSATPVYRHDDRHRSVWNAMVNLTESMCWKAVARSVDSNRIGFVIYQKPVSYSCYKNREENTPPLCDGKNNLNSSWYVPLSNCISRLPTDSKGNLHSWPTPWPQRLSSKPPSLPPDSEEAFNKDTTHWYALVSDVYVGGLAINWSSVRNVMDMNASYGGFAAALIDQPLWVMNVVPIDAPDTLSIIFDRGLIGMYHDWCESFNTYPRTYDLLHSSFLLSDVTQRCDIADVAVEMDRILRPGGYVLVQDTLEMINKLKPVLHSLQWSTNIYHDQFLVGKKGFWRPTGGET; from the exons ATGGACTTCATAACACACAGAAAATACCCTTTCATTGTCGCTCTCTTACTTCTACTCTTAACTGTCGTCGTTTTTCTCTTAAGCTCCACCTCCACCGACACCTCCACTATCGTCTCCTACTTCCAAGCTCAGCCTCAAAACGCCACCGTTTCACTTTCACCACCACCACTCATCCGCGACACCGACACCGACACCTCATCCACCGACACTAACCAAAACGCCGCCGCTCCACCACCACTCATCACTAATGAAACAACCGATCAAAATGATAATAGCAGTAACGCCGTTGGTGATGACGCGGCTTTCGATTTAATAAAATGGGACGTGTGTACGGGGCCGATGGCCGTTGATTATATTCCGTGTCTGGATAATGTTGAAGCGGTCAAAAAGTTGCCATCGATTCGGCACATGGAGCACCGGGAGCGGCATTGCCCGAGTCCGAGCCCGAGAtgtttggcgccgttgcctgTTGGATATAAGCTGCCGGTTCTGTGGCCAAAGAGCAAGGACATG ATCTGGTACAACAATGTTCCTCACCCTAAGCTTGTTGAATACAAGAAGGATCAGAATTGGGTGCGTAAGTCTggtgattattttgtttttcctggAGGTGGTACCCAGTTCAAGGAAGGAGTTTCTCGCTATGTTGGTTTTGTAGAAAAG ACTTTACCTAAAATTAAATGGGGGAAGAACATACGGGTCATTTTAGATGTTGGATGCGGTGTTGCTAGCTTTGGTGGCTATTTACTGGACAGAGATGTCATTACCATGTCATTGGCCCCAAAGGATGAACATGAAGCGCAGATACAGTTTGCTCTAGAGCGAGGAATTCCAGCCATACTTTCTGTCATTGGAACTCAGAAACTGACATTTCCAGATGATGCATATGATTTGATTCACTGTGCACGATGTAGAGTTCACTGGGATGCACAAG GTGGGAAACCACTATTGGAGCTGAATAGGATTCTTAGGCCTGGaggtttttttatttggtctGCTACACCAGTTTATCGTCACGATGATAGACATCGTAGTGTTTGGAATG CTATGGTAAATCTTACTGAATCTATGTGCTGGAAGGCTGTGGCTAGGTCTGTTGACTCCAATAGAATTGGGTTTGTTATATATCAGAAACCCGTTTCGTATTCCTGCTATAAAAATCGGGAAGAAAATACTCCACCTTTGTGTGATGGGAAAAATAATCTGAATAGTTCATG GTATGTGCCCCTAAGCAACTGCATTTCCAGACTTCCAACAGATAGCAAGGGTAACTTGCACAGCTGGCCCACACCTTGGCCTCAAAGGCTTAGCAGTAAACCTCCTAGCCTTCCACCAGATTCTGAAGAAGCGTTTAATAAGGACACCACACATTGGTACGCACTTGTGTCAGATGTTTATGTGGGGGGCCTAGCTATAAACTGGTCAAGCGTGCGAAATGTGATGGATATGAATGCCAGCTATGGAGG GTTTGCGGCAGCACTTATTGATCAACCTCTTTGGGTCATGAATGTCGTCCCTATTGATGCACCAGATACTCTATCCATTATTTTTGATAGAGGATTGATTGGAATGTACCATGATTGGTGCGAGTCCTTTAACACCTACCCTCGAACTTACGATCTATTGCATTCTAGTTTTCTGCTTAGTGATGTAACACAAAG ATGCGATATTGCAGATGTGGCTGTAGAGATGGATCGAATTTTGAGACCAGGTGGATACGTTTTGGTCCAAGATACCTTAGAAATGATTAACAAGCTTAAACCAGTACTGCATTCACTTCAGTGGTCTACAAACATCTACCATGACCAATTTCTTGTTGGCAAGAAGGGTTTCTGGCGTCCAACAGGTGGCGAAACATGA